A single genomic interval of Melanotaenia boesemani isolate fMelBoe1 chromosome 4, fMelBoe1.pri, whole genome shotgun sequence harbors:
- the LOC121638234 gene encoding neuronal acetylcholine receptor subunit beta-2-like produces MTPNAVLFLILSLTSSRAENAEERLVNYLLGPERYNKLIRPAVNKSQQVTISLQVSLSQLISINEREQIMTTNVWLFQEWNDYRLRWDPEKYEGIKKLRIPSKLIWLPDIVLYNNADGVYEVSFYCNAVVSNTGDIFWLPPAIYKSACAIEVQNFPFDQQNCTLKFRSWTYDHTEVDLILTSDFASRDDFTPSGEWDIVSLPARKNEDPNDITYLDITYDFVIQRKPLFYTINLIIPCVLITSLAILVFYLPSDCREKMTLCISVLLALTVFLLLISKIVPPTSLAVPLIGKYLMFTMVLVTFSIVSTVCVLNVHHRSPSTHYMPDWVKRLFLVRLPIFLFMRRPGSSHVRDKLRRKYASRNTICKNSSKSSSGKRQYPNIRLGGIRTDTPSFYINQDLGHKSSWKVGDIPGGSSGFSDFRRPLATQWDADLEEAVDGVRYIAEHMKTEDDDEGIIQDWKYVAMVIDRLFLWIFILVCVVGTLGLFMQPLFQSYNTPNADETEYGDF; encoded by the exons GCAGCAGAGCGGAGAATGCAGAGGAGCGGCTGGTAAACTACCTGTTGGGTCCAGAGCGCTACAACAAGCTGATCCGACCAGCTGTCAATAAAAGCCAACAGGTCACCATCTCTTTACAGGTGTCGCTGTCTCAGCTCATCAGTATT aatGAAAGAGAACAGATAATGACCACCAATGTGTGGCTGTTCCAG GAATGGAATGACTACAGGTTGAGATGGGACCCAGAGAAATATGAAGGCATCAAGAAACTACGAATACCATCCAAACTCATCTGGCTTCCTGACATAGTGCTTTATAACAA TGCTGATGGTGTGTATGAGGTTTCCTTCTATTGCAACGCTGTGGTCTCCAACACAGGGGACATCTTTTGGCTCCCCCCTGCAATCTACAAGTCCGCCTGCGCCATCGAGGTGCAGAACTTTCCCTTTGACCAGCAGAACTGCACCCTCAAGTTCCGTTCCTGGACGTACGACCACACAGAGGTGGACCTCATCCTCACCAGTGACTTTGCCAGCCGTGATGACTTCACACCAAGCGGAGAGTGGGACATTGTCTCGCTCCCAGCTCGCAAAAACGAGGACCCCAATGACATCACCTACCTCGATATCACCTATGATTTTGTCATCCAAAGGAAGCCTCTGTTTTACACCATCAACCTGATCATCCCATGTGTGCTCATCACGTCGCTGGCTATCCTGGTGTTCTACTTGCCATCCGACTGCAGAGAGAAGATGACGCTGTGCATCTCAGTGCTGCTGGCGCTCACtgtgttcctgctgctgataTCAAAGATAGTGCCACCCACCTCTCTAGCAGTGCCACTCATAG GTAAATATTTGATGTTCACCATGGTGTTGGTCACATTCTCCATCGTGAGCACCGTCTGCGTCCTCAACGTGCACCACCGCTCGCCATCCACCCACTACATGCCTGATTGGGTCAAACGTCTCTTCTTGGTCCGCCTCCCAATCTTCCTTTTCATGAGGCGTCCAGGTTCTTCTCATGTCCGTGATAAACTCCGCCGAAAGTATGCCAGCCGGAACACCATCTGTAAAAACAGTTCAAAGAGCAGCTCAGGCAAGAGGCAGTACCCCAACATCAGACTGGGTGGAATCCGAACAGACACTCCCTCATTTTATATCAACCAGGACTTGGGACACAAGTCTTCCTGGAAGGTGGGTGACATCCCGGGTGGCAGCAGTGGGTTTTCAGACTTCAGGAGGCCTTTGGCTACTCAGTGGGATGCAGATCTAGAAGAGGCAGTGGATGGAGTGAGATACATCGCTGAACACATGAAGACGGAAGACGACGATGAAGGG ATCATTCAGGACTGGAAatatgttgccatggtaataGACCGTCTTTTCCTGTGGATCTTTATCctggtgtgtgtggtgggaACTCTGGGACTCTTCATGCAGCCACTGTTCCAAAGCTATAACACACCCAATGCTGATGAAACAGA ATATGGAGATTTCTAG